One Pseudomonas muyukensis DNA segment encodes these proteins:
- a CDS encoding ribonuclease Z, with translation MDLQFLGTSSGVPTKARNVSATAVIEASGSRWYLVDCGEGTQHQLLHSPLSLRELRAIFITHVHGDHCFGLPGLLASAGMSGRKEPLLLVMPAALQAWVRQSLAVSASYLAFELQFTDLETFTGMAFDNVQISALALSHRVPSWGFVFEESDPEPRLDTARLRAEGIAPGPLWGQLAHGQAVEHQGRTLDPRQYLLATRPVQRFIVCGDNDQPQLLAEWARDVDVLVHEATFTQPVIERAQGSFGHSTAAAVARFAEAAGVRNLVLTHFSARYQDKGGRGSSIEEVREEARACYRGHLTLARDLRRYRLGRDGVLVEVE, from the coding sequence ATGGACCTGCAGTTTCTAGGCACCTCCTCCGGGGTGCCCACCAAGGCCCGCAACGTCAGTGCCACCGCGGTCATCGAGGCCAGCGGCAGCCGCTGGTACCTGGTCGACTGCGGCGAGGGCACCCAGCACCAGTTGCTGCACAGCCCGCTTTCGCTGCGCGAGCTACGCGCCATCTTCATCACCCATGTGCACGGTGACCATTGCTTCGGCTTGCCAGGCTTGCTGGCCAGTGCCGGCATGTCCGGGCGCAAGGAGCCCTTGTTGCTGGTGATGCCCGCGGCGTTGCAGGCGTGGGTCCGCCAGAGCCTGGCGGTCAGCGCAAGCTACCTGGCATTCGAGCTGCAGTTCACCGACCTGGAGACCTTCACCGGGATGGCATTCGACAATGTGCAGATCAGCGCCTTGGCGCTGTCGCACCGCGTGCCGTCCTGGGGCTTTGTGTTCGAGGAGAGCGACCCCGAACCCCGGCTGGACACCGCCCGGCTGCGTGCCGAAGGCATTGCGCCGGGGCCGCTATGGGGGCAACTGGCCCACGGCCAGGCCGTCGAGCATCAGGGGCGCACGCTCGATCCGCGCCAGTACCTGCTGGCCACGCGCCCGGTGCAACGCTTTATCGTTTGCGGCGACAACGACCAGCCGCAGCTGTTGGCCGAGTGGGCGCGGGATGTCGATGTGCTGGTGCACGAAGCGACCTTCACCCAACCGGTGATCGAGCGCGCCCAGGGCAGTTTCGGCCATAGCACGGCCGCCGCGGTGGCGCGCTTTGCCGAGGCGGCCGGGGTCAGGAACCTGGTGCTCACGCATTTCAGCGCCCGCTACCAGGACAAGGGCGGGCGCGGCAGTTCGATCGAGGAGGTGCGCGAGGAGGCGCGCGCGTGTTACCGCGGGCACCTGACCCTGGCGCGGGATCTGCGGCGGTATCGGTTGGGGCGGGACGGGGTGTTGGTGGAGGTGGAGTGA